One window of Bacteroides sp. AN502(2024) genomic DNA carries:
- a CDS encoding helix-turn-helix domain-containing protein, with protein sequence MSDLENKKTEETPKKRPYNLREKKEKKAAYRSLIRPELADELYDKILNIIVVQKKYKDPDYSAKDLAKELKTNTRYLSAVVNSRFGMNYSCLLNEYRVKDALHLLTDKRYADKNVEEISAMVGFANRQSFYAAFYKNIGETPNGYRKRHMENKK encoded by the coding sequence ATGAGTGATTTAGAGAACAAGAAAACGGAAGAAACTCCGAAAAAACGTCCCTACAATTTGAGGGAGAAGAAAGAGAAGAAGGCTGCATATAGGTCTTTGATCAGACCGGAATTGGCAGACGAGTTGTATGATAAGATTTTGAATATTATCGTTGTACAGAAGAAGTATAAGGATCCTGATTATTCGGCTAAGGACTTGGCAAAAGAGTTGAAGACGAACACTCGTTATCTTTCTGCTGTAGTAAACTCACGCTTTGGCATGAACTATTCTTGCCTGTTGAATGAATACAGAGTAAAAGATGCTTTGCATTTATTGACTGATAAACGTTATGCCGACAAGAATGTAGAAGAAATTAGCGCCATGGTTGGCTTTGCAAATCGTCAATCTTTTTACGCTGCATTTTACAAGAACATAGGTGAGACTCCTAACGGATATCGCAAAAGACACATGGAGAATAAGAAATAA
- a CDS encoding tetratricopeptide repeat protein — MVRILIALFLCFPAVAFAQTYQQLSERAIECIEKDSLSQAEELLLQALKLEPKNAKNALLFSNLGLVQRRLGKFDKALESYSFALNFVPLAVPILLDRAAIYMEMGKTDRAYTDYCQVLDEDKQNKEALLMRAYIYVLRRDYPAARIDYNRLLELDPQSYSGRLGLATLEQKEGKFREALEILNKMITATPDDAILYIARADVEREMKHEDLALVDLEEAIRLDAASADAYLLRGNIYLAQKKKVLAKADFEKAISLGVLPADLHEQLQQCK, encoded by the coding sequence ATGGTAAGAATACTGATAGCTTTGTTTTTATGTTTTCCGGCTGTTGCATTTGCACAAACTTATCAGCAATTGTCCGAAAGGGCCATTGAATGTATCGAGAAAGACAGTCTTTCTCAAGCGGAGGAACTTTTGCTTCAAGCTTTGAAGTTGGAACCGAAGAACGCCAAAAATGCGCTGCTTTTTTCCAACTTGGGTTTGGTGCAGCGTCGTTTGGGTAAGTTTGACAAAGCGCTGGAATCTTATTCTTTTGCACTGAATTTTGTTCCTTTGGCAGTTCCTATTTTACTCGACCGTGCCGCCATTTATATGGAAATGGGAAAAACAGACCGTGCTTACACCGATTATTGTCAGGTCCTTGATGAGGATAAGCAGAACAAGGAAGCCTTATTGATGCGTGCCTATATTTATGTGCTCCGCCGGGATTATCCGGCTGCGAGGATCGATTATAACCGTTTGTTGGAATTGGATCCGCAGAGTTATAGCGGTCGTCTGGGATTGGCTACTCTGGAGCAGAAAGAAGGAAAATTCCGGGAAGCTCTTGAAATTCTGAATAAGATGATTACGGCCACTCCTGACGATGCGATACTTTATATTGCCCGTGCCGACGTGGAACGTGAAATGAAGCATGAAGATTTGGCATTGGTTGATTTGGAGGAGGCGATCCGGCTGGATGCCGCCTCGGCTGATGCTTATCTGTTGCGCGGAAATATCTATCTGGCTCAAAAGAAGAAGGTGTTGGCTAAAGCGGATTTTGAAAAGGCAATCTCTTTGGGAGTACTGCCTGCCGATTTGCACGAACAATTGCAGCAATGTAAGTGA
- the leuB gene encoding 3-isopropylmalate dehydrogenase — MDFKIAVLAGDGIGPEISVQGVDVMSAVCEKFGHKVSYEYAICGADAIDKVGDPFPEATYQVCKEADAVLFSAVGDPKFDHDPTAKVRPEQGLLAMRKKLGLFANIRPVQTFKCLIHKSPLRAELVENADFICIRELTGGMYFGEKYQDNDKAYDTNYYTRPEIERILKVAFEYAMKRRKHLTVVDKANVLASSRLWRQIAQEMAPDYPEVTTDYMFVDNAAMKMIQEPAFFDVMVTENTFGDILTDEGSVISGSMGLLPSASTGESTPVFEPIHGSWPQAKGLNIANPLAQILSVAMLFEYFDCKEEGALIRKAVDASLDEKVRTPEIQVAGGAKYGTKEVGEWIVDYIKKA; from the coding sequence ATGGATTTTAAAATTGCTGTATTGGCAGGTGACGGTATCGGACCGGAGATCTCTGTGCAAGGTGTAGATGTGATGAGTGCTGTTTGTGAGAAGTTTGGGCACAAAGTAAGTTATGAATATGCAATCTGTGGAGCTGATGCGATTGATAAAGTAGGCGATCCGTTTCCGGAAGCAACTTATCAGGTTTGTAAAGAGGCGGATGCTGTTTTATTCTCTGCTGTAGGTGATCCGAAATTTGATCATGATCCTACTGCCAAGGTGCGTCCGGAGCAAGGCTTGCTGGCTATGCGTAAGAAACTGGGTCTTTTCGCCAATATCCGTCCGGTACAGACATTCAAATGTCTGATTCACAAATCTCCATTACGTGCGGAGCTGGTAGAGAACGCTGATTTTATCTGTATCCGTGAGCTGACCGGAGGTATGTATTTCGGGGAGAAGTATCAGGATAATGATAAAGCGTATGATACGAACTATTATACTCGTCCGGAAATCGAACGTATTTTAAAGGTGGCTTTCGAATATGCGATGAAGCGCAGAAAACATCTGACAGTGGTAGATAAGGCAAATGTGTTGGCTTCTTCCCGTCTGTGGCGTCAGATTGCACAGGAAATGGCTCCGGACTATCCGGAAGTGACAACTGATTATATGTTTGTGGACAATGCTGCCATGAAGATGATTCAGGAACCTGCTTTCTTCGATGTGATGGTAACGGAAAATACATTCGGCGACATCCTGACTGACGAAGGTTCTGTAATCAGTGGCTCTATGGGTTTGCTTCCTTCTGCTTCTACAGGTGAAAGCACTCCGGTATTTGAACCTATTCACGGTTCATGGCCGCAGGCTAAGGGATTGAATATAGCTAATCCGTTGGCACAGATTCTTTCTGTAGCTATGTTGTTCGAGTATTTCGATTGCAAAGAGGAGGGCGCATTGATTCGTAAAGCCGTAGATGCTTCTTTGGATGAGAAGGTACGTACACCGGAAATACAAGTGGCCGGGGGGGCTAAGTACGGAACGAAAGAAGTAGGAGAGTGGATTGTTGATTATATCAAGAAGGCTTGA
- a CDS encoding phosphatase PAP2 family protein → MIHTGIIQYLSEIDTNIFLFFNGIHSPFWDYFMSSFTGKFIWIPMYATILYILLKNFHWKVVLCYVAAITLTITFADQMCSSIIRPVVARLRPSNLENPIVDMVHIVNGYRGGSYSFPSCHAANSLGLAMFLIFLFRKRWLNIFILVWAILNCYTRIYLGVHYPGDLLVGGIIGGFGGWLFCTIAHKAAIYLSPSTRTDRKEIKQWSVTIYVGLLTILGIILYSTIKSW, encoded by the coding sequence ATGATACACACCGGAATTATCCAATATCTTTCAGAGATAGATACAAATATCTTCTTGTTTTTCAATGGTATACATTCCCCTTTCTGGGATTATTTCATGAGTTCTTTCACGGGTAAATTCATCTGGATTCCCATGTATGCCACTATATTGTATATTTTATTAAAAAACTTCCATTGGAAAGTAGTACTGTGTTACGTGGCTGCCATCACACTGACTATCACCTTCGCCGACCAAATGTGTAGCAGCATCATTCGTCCGGTAGTAGCACGCCTGCGTCCTTCCAATCTGGAAAACCCGATTGTAGATATGGTACATATCGTAAATGGTTACCGCGGAGGAAGCTACAGTTTTCCATCGTGCCATGCAGCCAATTCATTAGGTCTTGCCATGTTTCTCATATTCCTGTTCCGTAAACGTTGGCTAAACATTTTCATCCTAGTCTGGGCAATCCTCAACTGCTACACACGTATATATCTGGGGGTACATTATCCCGGTGATTTACTCGTAGGAGGTATTATCGGAGGATTCGGAGGTTGGCTGTTCTGCACCATCGCCCACAAAGCAGCCATCTATCTGTCACCTTCCACCCGTACGGATAGAAAAGAAATCAAACAATGGTCAGTCACTATTTATGTAGGATTACTGACCATACTCGGTATCATTCTATATTCCACTATCAAAAGTTGGTAG
- a CDS encoding dihydrofolate reductase, whose translation MRKHLIFMTVAATLLTSCGGSKTTTAKAEKFDYTVEQFADLQILRYKVTGFEELTLKQKELVYYLTEAALEGRDILFDQNGKYNLRIRRMLEAVYTNYQGDKTTPDFKNMEVYLKRVWFSNGIHHHYGAEKFVPDFSQEFLKQAVLSLDAQLLPLEKGQTVEQLCAELFPVIFDPAIMPKRVNQADGEDLVLTSACNYYDGVTQKEAEHFYGMLKDPKDETPVSYGLNSRLVKENGKLTEKVWKVGGLYTQAIEKIVYWLKKAEGVAENEAQKAVITQLIRFYETGDLKDFDEYAILWVKDLDSRIDFVNGFTESYGDPLGMKASWESLVNFKDLESTHRTEIISSNAQWFEDHSPVDKSFKKEKVKGVSAKVITAAILAGDLYPATAIGINLPNANWIRAHHGSKSVTIGNITDAYNKAAHGNGFNEEFVYSDAELQLIDAYSDVTDELHTDLHECLGHGSGKLLPGVDPDALKAYGSTIEEARADLFGLYYVADPKLVELGLLSSPDAYKAQYYTYLMNGLMTQLVRIEPGNCVEEAHMRNRQLIARWVFEKGTADKVVELVKKDGKTYVVINDYQKVRQLFGELLAEIQRIKSTGDFEGARALVENYAVKVDPVLHAEVLERYKKLNLAPYKGFVNPKYELVTDENGNVTDVTVSYDEGYAEQMLRYSTDYSPLPSINN comes from the coding sequence ATGAGAAAACATCTGATTTTTATGACAGTGGCCGCCACGCTTTTAACATCGTGCGGAGGAAGTAAAACAACAACTGCTAAAGCAGAAAAATTTGATTATACAGTGGAACAATTTGCTGATTTACAAATATTGCGTTATAAGGTTACCGGATTTGAGGAACTGACGCTGAAACAGAAGGAGCTGGTTTATTACCTGACAGAGGCTGCTCTGGAAGGAAGGGATATATTGTTTGACCAGAATGGGAAATATAATTTGAGAATCCGTAGGATGCTCGAAGCAGTATATACAAACTATCAGGGAGATAAAACAACGCCTGATTTTAAGAATATGGAGGTGTACTTGAAAAGGGTATGGTTCTCCAATGGTATTCATCATCACTATGGTGCGGAAAAATTTGTACCTGACTTCTCGCAGGAGTTCCTGAAACAGGCTGTGCTCAGTCTGGATGCCCAGTTACTTCCGTTGGAGAAAGGGCAGACTGTCGAGCAACTTTGTGCTGAGCTGTTCCCGGTGATTTTCGATCCGGCGATTATGCCGAAACGGGTCAATCAGGCGGACGGTGAAGATCTGGTGTTGACTTCTGCTTGCAACTATTATGATGGAGTGACGCAGAAAGAGGCGGAACATTTTTATGGCATGCTGAAAGATCCGAAAGATGAAACGCCGGTTTCTTATGGACTGAACAGTCGGCTGGTAAAAGAAAACGGGAAGTTGACGGAGAAGGTTTGGAAAGTAGGCGGGCTCTATACACAGGCAATTGAGAAGATTGTTTATTGGCTGAAGAAAGCGGAAGGTGTGGCAGAGAATGAGGCACAGAAAGCTGTTATCACCCAACTGATTCGATTCTATGAAACCGGTGATTTGAAAGATTTTGATGAATATGCGATTCTTTGGGTGAAAGACCTTGACTCACGCATCGACTTTGTGAATGGGTTTACCGAAAGTTACGGCGATCCTTTGGGAATGAAAGCGAGCTGGGAATCTTTGGTGAACTTCAAAGATCTGGAATCGACACACCGTACGGAGATTATCAGCAGCAACGCGCAATGGTTTGAAGATCATTCTCCGGTTGATAAGTCTTTCAAGAAAGAAAAGGTGAAAGGCGTATCGGCAAAAGTGATCACTGCTGCTATTCTTGCGGGTGATCTTTATCCGGCAACTGCCATAGGTATTAATCTGCCGAATGCCAACTGGATTCGTGCTCACCATGGTTCCAAATCGGTGACTATCGGAAACATAACGGATGCTTATAATAAAGCTGCCCATGGAAATGGATTCAACGAAGAATTTGTTTATAGTGATGCGGAATTACAGCTGATCGATGCCTATTCTGATGTAACGGATGAGCTTCATACGGACTTGCATGAATGTCTGGGACACGGTTCCGGTAAGTTGCTTCCGGGGGTAGATCCTGATGCGTTGAAGGCTTATGGCTCTACCATCGAGGAGGCACGTGCCGATTTATTCGGATTGTATTATGTGGCCGATCCGAAGCTGGTGGAATTGGGACTGCTCTCTTCTCCCGATGCTTATAAGGCTCAATATTATACTTATCTGATGAATGGATTGATGACACAACTGGTACGTATCGAACCGGGAAATTGTGTTGAAGAAGCTCATATGCGTAATCGCCAGCTGATAGCCCGTTGGGTATTTGAAAAGGGGACTGCCGATAAAGTGGTGGAATTGGTGAAAAAAGACGGAAAGACTTATGTGGTGATTAATGACTATCAGAAGGTACGCCAACTTTTCGGTGAATTGTTGGCTGAAATCCAGCGCATTAAGTCGACAGGTGATTTTGAAGGTGCCCGTGCATTGGTAGAAAACTATGCAGTAAAAGTGGATCCGGTTTTGCATGCAGAAGTTCTGGAACGTTATAAAAAGCTGAATTTGGCTCCTTACAAAGGCTTTGTGAATCCGAAATACGAGTTGGTGACAGATGAAAACGGAAATGTCACGGATGTCACAGTCTCTTATGATGAAGGTTATGCAGAACAAATGCTGCGTTACAGCACAGATTATTCTCCGTTGCCTTCAATAAACAACTGA
- a CDS encoding LTA synthase family protein, producing MKKRIVQFLTTYFLFVLLFVLQKPIFMVYYHDLYTDTSLSDYFRVMWHGLPLDLSLAGYLTAIPGLLLIASAWTSSSVLRRIRQGYFGIIAFVMACIFIIDLGLYGFWGFRLDATPIFYFFSSPKDAMASVSFWFVLGGILSILVYATILYFIFHYVLIREKKPQKIPYRRQQVSLALLLLTAALFIPIRGGFSVSTMNLSKVYFSQNQRMNHAAINPIFSFMYSATHQNNFDKQYRFMDPKIADELFAEMVDKPVSATDSIPSLLNTQRPNIIFIILESFSTHLMETFGGPPNVAVNMDKFAKEGILFSNFYGSSFRTDRGLASIISGYPGQPSTSIMKYPEKTDKLPSISRSLKNAGYHLEYYYGGDADFTNMRSYLVSSGIEKIISDKDFPLSERTGKWGAQDHILFQRLMKDLKEEKQKEPFLKLVQTSSSHEPFEVPFHRLDNKILNSFAYADSCVGDFVKQYQETPLWRNTLFVLVPDHQGAYPYPIENPLDGHTIPLILIGGAIKRPLVVDTYASQIDIAATLLAQLGLPHEEFTFSKNIMNPASPHFAYFTRPNYFGMITADNQLVYNLDANTVQLDEGSAKGANLEKGKAFLQKLYDDLAKR from the coding sequence ATGAAAAAGAGAATCGTACAATTTCTCACGACCTATTTTTTATTTGTTCTTTTATTCGTTCTTCAGAAACCCATCTTCATGGTTTACTACCATGACTTGTATACCGACACATCTTTAAGTGATTACTTCCGTGTCATGTGGCACGGATTGCCTCTGGATTTATCTCTTGCAGGCTACCTGACCGCTATCCCCGGCTTACTGCTCATCGCCTCCGCCTGGACGAGTTCATCCGTACTCCGCCGCATCCGGCAGGGATACTTCGGAATAATAGCCTTTGTCATGGCCTGCATCTTTATCATCGATTTGGGATTATACGGCTTTTGGGGATTCCGTCTGGATGCTACTCCCATTTTCTATTTCTTCTCTTCCCCCAAAGATGCGATGGCAAGTGTCAGCTTCTGGTTTGTACTAGGGGGCATCTTATCTATACTGGTCTATGCAACCATTTTATACTTTATTTTCCATTACGTCCTTATCCGGGAGAAAAAGCCACAGAAAATACCTTATCGACGTCAGCAGGTCTCGCTTGCACTCCTTTTGCTGACAGCCGCACTCTTCATCCCCATCCGGGGCGGATTCAGCGTATCTACCATGAATTTGAGCAAGGTCTATTTCAGCCAGAACCAACGCATGAACCATGCAGCCATCAATCCGATATTCAGCTTCATGTATTCCGCCACACACCAGAATAATTTCGATAAGCAATATCGCTTCATGGACCCGAAAATAGCTGACGAATTATTTGCAGAGATGGTAGACAAGCCTGTATCGGCAACAGACAGCATCCCCTCATTATTGAATACACAACGTCCGAACATTATTTTTATTATCCTTGAGAGTTTCTCCACACACTTGATGGAAACTTTCGGAGGACCACCCAATGTAGCTGTCAATATGGATAAATTCGCTAAAGAAGGCATATTATTCAGCAACTTCTACGGCAGCAGTTTCCGCACAGACCGCGGACTGGCATCCATCATCAGCGGATATCCCGGACAGCCAAGCACCAGCATCATGAAATATCCCGAAAAGACGGACAAACTTCCTTCTATCTCGCGTAGTCTGAAAAATGCCGGATATCACCTGGAATATTACTATGGCGGAGATGCCGACTTCACCAATATGCGCTCTTATCTGGTATCTTCCGGCATCGAAAAGATTATCTCCGATAAAGATTTTCCTCTGTCCGAACGCACAGGAAAATGGGGAGCACAAGATCACATCTTATTCCAACGCCTGATGAAAGACCTGAAAGAAGAAAAACAAAAAGAGCCGTTCCTGAAACTTGTTCAGACATCAAGCAGCCACGAACCGTTCGAAGTCCCGTTCCACAGGCTGGATAATAAAATCCTCAACTCCTTTGCGTATGCCGATAGTTGTGTAGGAGACTTCGTGAAACAGTATCAAGAAACACCGCTATGGAGAAATACCCTGTTTGTACTCGTTCCCGATCATCAGGGTGCCTATCCGTATCCGATAGAAAATCCGCTGGACGGCCATACCATTCCACTGATTTTAATCGGAGGTGCAATCAAGCGACCTCTTGTGGTAGATACTTATGCTTCACAAATTGACATTGCCGCCACCTTGCTTGCCCAATTAGGATTGCCGCATGAGGAATTTACTTTCAGCAAGAATATCATGAATCCGGCCTCTCCTCATTTCGCATACTTTACCCGACCGAACTATTTCGGAATGATTACCGCCGACAACCAATTAGTGTACAATCTGGACGCAAATACTGTGCAACTGGATGAAGGTAGCGCCAAAGGAGCCAATCTGGAGAAAGGAAAAGCATTCTTGCAGAAGCTCTACGATGATCTGGCGAAACGCTAG
- a CDS encoding alpha-isopropylmalate synthase regulatory domain-containing protein — MGKEGVKIEIMDTTLRDGEQTCGVSFVPHEKLMIARLLLEDLKVDRVEVASARVSDGEFEAVKMICDWAARRNLLHKVEVLGFVDGYTSVDWVQGTGCRVINLLCKGSLKHCTQQLKKRPEEHLADIISVVHYADEQDITVNVYLEDWSNGIKESPEYVFQLMDGLKKTSVKRFMLPDTLGILNPLQVIEYMRKMKKRYPNTHFDFHAHNDYDLAVSNVLAAVLSGVKGLHTTINGLGERAGNAPLASVQAILKDHFNAVTNIDESRLNDVSRVVESYSGIVIPANKPIVGENVFTQVAGVHADGDNKNNLYCNDLLPERFGRKREYALGKTSGKANIRKNLEDLGLELDEDAMRKVTERIIELGDKKELVTQEDLPYIVSDVLKHGALVEKVKLKSYFVNLAHGLKPMATLKIEVNGKEYEESSSGDGQYDAFVRALRKIYKVTLGRKFPMLTNYAVTIPPGGRTDAFVQTVITWSFDGQMFRTRGLDADQTEAAIKATMKMLNLIEDEYEKSK, encoded by the coding sequence ATGGGAAAAGAAGGCGTGAAAATAGAAATCATGGACACAACGCTCCGTGATGGTGAGCAAACCTGCGGAGTGTCTTTTGTGCCTCATGAGAAACTAATGATCGCCCGTTTACTGTTAGAAGACTTAAAGGTAGACCGGGTGGAGGTTGCTTCGGCACGTGTGTCGGACGGTGAGTTTGAAGCCGTGAAGATGATTTGCGACTGGGCTGCCCGTCGTAATCTGCTCCATAAAGTGGAAGTGCTCGGCTTTGTCGACGGATACACTTCTGTCGATTGGGTTCAGGGTACCGGTTGCCGTGTGATTAATCTTCTTTGTAAAGGTTCACTGAAGCATTGTACGCAACAGCTGAAAAAAAGACCGGAAGAGCATCTGGCGGATATCATAAGTGTGGTGCATTATGCCGACGAACAGGATATTACCGTCAATGTTTATCTGGAAGATTGGAGCAACGGTATCAAGGAGTCTCCCGAATATGTATTTCAATTAATGGATGGATTGAAAAAAACGAGTGTCAAGCGTTTTATGTTGCCTGATACGTTGGGTATTTTGAATCCTTTGCAAGTGATAGAGTATATGCGGAAGATGAAGAAGCGTTACCCGAATACTCATTTCGATTTCCATGCGCACAATGATTATGATTTGGCTGTGAGCAATGTCCTTGCCGCTGTATTAAGCGGTGTCAAAGGATTGCATACAACCATTAACGGACTGGGCGAACGGGCGGGAAATGCTCCTCTCGCAAGTGTGCAGGCTATCCTGAAAGACCATTTCAATGCGGTGACTAATATCGACGAGAGCCGTTTGAACGATGTCAGCCGGGTAGTGGAGTCTTATTCGGGAATTGTGATACCTGCCAATAAGCCGATTGTAGGTGAGAATGTCTTTACGCAAGTGGCCGGGGTGCATGCCGACGGGGATAATAAAAATAATCTCTATTGTAATGATTTGCTTCCCGAACGTTTTGGTCGTAAGCGTGAGTATGCATTGGGTAAGACAAGCGGTAAGGCAAATATCCGCAAGAACCTCGAAGATCTGGGATTGGAGCTGGACGAAGATGCCATGCGCAAGGTGACGGAACGCATCATCGAGTTGGGCGACAAGAAAGAGCTGGTTACGCAGGAAGATTTGCCGTACATTGTTTCGGATGTATTGAAACACGGAGCATTGGTTGAGAAAGTCAAACTGAAAAGCTATTTTGTGAATCTGGCTCATGGCTTGAAACCGATGGCAACGTTGAAGATAGAAGTCAACGGAAAGGAGTACGAAGAGAGTTCAAGCGGGGATGGCCAGTATGATGCTTTTGTTCGTGCGCTGCGTAAGATATATAAGGTGACATTGGGACGTAAATTCCCGATGCTGACCAATTATGCGGTGACTATTCCTCCCGGTGGACGTACGGATGCATTTGTGCAGACGGTAATCACGTGGAGTTTTGATGGACAGATGTTCCGCACCCGCGGACTTGATGCCGACCAGACAGAGGCTGCCATCAAGGCTACTATGAAGATGCTGAACCTCATCGAAGATGAATACGAGAAGAGCAAGTGA
- the recQ gene encoding DNA helicase RecQ: MDKATSLRETLKTYFGYDSFRPLQEEIICHILNRQDALVLMPTGGGKSICYQLPALLCEGTTIVVSPLISLMKDQVEALLANGIAAGALNSSNDETENIHLRRACIEGRLKLLYISPEKLLAEKDYLLRDMNISLFAIDEAHCISQWGHDFRPEYTQMGVLHQQFPQIPIVALTATADKITREDIVRQLHLNHPRIFISSFDRPNISLTVKRGFQAKEKNKAILKFIHRHGGESGIIYCMSRSKTEAVAQMLQKQGIRCGVYHAGLSTQHRNETQNDFINDRIQVVCATIAFGMGIDKSNVRWVIHYNLPKSMESFYQEIGRAGRDGLPSSTVLFYSLGDLLLLTKFASESNQQNINLEKLQRMQQYAEADICRRRILLSYFGETTTEDCGNCDVCKNPPQRFDGTVIVQKALSAIARTEQQISTGVLIDILRGNYSAEVTGKGYQQLKTFGAGRDIPPRDWQDYLLQMLQLGYFEIAYNENNHLKITSSGSNVLFGRTQAALVVIQHEEAVTRKGKKSKVVVAKELPFGATGGESQDLFEALRGLRKQLADQEALPAYIVLSDKVLHLLCISRPTTIEEFGEISGIGEYKKKKYGKDFVNLIRQFVE, translated from the coding sequence ATGGATAAAGCAACATCACTGAGAGAAACTCTAAAGACATATTTCGGATACGATAGTTTCCGTCCACTGCAAGAAGAAATCATCTGCCACATCCTGAACAGACAGGATGCACTGGTGTTAATGCCTACCGGTGGGGGGAAATCGATCTGCTACCAACTTCCCGCACTGCTTTGCGAAGGTACCACCATCGTCGTTTCTCCACTCATCTCATTGATGAAAGATCAGGTAGAAGCATTGCTGGCAAATGGTATCGCTGCCGGCGCACTGAATAGCAGTAATGACGAAACGGAAAACATCCATCTGCGCCGTGCCTGCATCGAAGGTCGACTGAAGTTGCTTTACATTTCACCGGAGAAACTTTTGGCAGAAAAGGATTATTTGTTACGGGATATGAACATCTCTCTGTTTGCCATTGATGAAGCACATTGCATTTCGCAATGGGGACATGATTTCCGTCCGGAATATACACAGATGGGAGTGCTCCACCAACAATTTCCGCAAATACCGATTGTCGCACTAACTGCCACTGCGGATAAAATCACGCGCGAAGACATTGTACGGCAACTGCATCTTAACCATCCACGCATCTTCATTTCCTCGTTCGACCGTCCCAACATCAGCCTGACTGTGAAACGTGGGTTTCAAGCGAAGGAAAAGAACAAGGCTATCTTAAAATTTATCCACCGCCACGGGGGAGAAAGTGGGATTATTTACTGCATGAGCCGAAGTAAGACAGAAGCCGTCGCACAAATGTTACAGAAGCAGGGCATCCGTTGCGGTGTTTATCACGCCGGATTATCCACTCAACACCGGAATGAAACACAAAATGATTTTATTAACGACCGCATACAGGTGGTATGTGCCACCATTGCTTTTGGAATGGGGATTGATAAATCAAACGTCCGATGGGTCATACACTATAACCTGCCTAAAAGTATGGAAAGCTTTTATCAGGAGATAGGACGTGCCGGGCGAGACGGTCTGCCCAGTAGCACTGTCCTGTTTTATTCATTGGGAGACTTGCTATTACTGACGAAATTCGCATCGGAAAGCAATCAGCAGAATATCAATCTGGAAAAGCTTCAACGCATGCAGCAATACGCAGAAGCAGACATTTGTCGGCGCAGAATCTTATTAAGCTATTTCGGAGAAACGACAACTGAGGATTGCGGCAACTGTGATGTTTGTAAAAATCCCCCTCAACGATTTGACGGTACGGTCATTGTGCAAAAGGCATTAAGTGCCATCGCCCGCACAGAACAACAAATCAGCACAGGAGTGTTGATTGATATTCTCCGTGGAAATTATTCTGCGGAAGTAACCGGAAAAGGTTATCAGCAACTTAAAACATTCGGTGCCGGGCGCGACATTCCTCCTCGTGACTGGCAAGACTATCTACTTCAAATGCTGCAACTCGGCTACTTTGAAATAGCTTATAACGAGAACAATCATCTCAAGATAACGTCAAGTGGAAGCAATGTTCTCTTCGGAAGGACGCAAGCGGCATTGGTCGTTATCCAACATGAGGAAGCTGTTACCCGAAAAGGTAAAAAGTCCAAAGTGGTTGTCGCCAAAGAACTTCCTTTCGGTGCGACAGGCGGCGAAAGCCAAGATTTGTTCGAAGCACTGCGAGGATTACGAAAACAGCTTGCCGATCAGGAAGCATTGCCCGCCTATATCGTCTTGTCAGACAAAGTCTTGCATCTACTTTGCATCTCACGTCCCACCACGATCGAAGAGTTTGGAGAAATCAGCGGTATCGGAGAATATAAGAAAAAGAAATATGGAAAGGATTTCGTAAATCTGATTAGACAGTTCGTAGAATAA